In bacterium, the sequence TTGCTCTAGCAAAAGGAAAAGACCGGGAGGCGCTGAAGTTGATGAAAACCGCGGTTGAATGGGAAAGCAAAACCGAAAAGCACGCAATTACTCCAGGAGCAATCGTTCCTGCGCGTGAACTGCTTGGAAATCTTCTGCTGGAATTGAAGCAACCTCAAGCGGCACTCATAGAATTTGAACAAACACTTGTTGTGACGCCGAATCGTTTCAACGCTATTTACGGCGCAGCGCGCAGCGCGGAATTAGCGGGAGATCAGCAGAAAGCGGAAACGTATTACGCTAAACTTGTTTCTCTTTGTGACAACAATTGCCGCCGGGAGGAGTTCGTTCAGGCAAAAGCGTTCCTGGCAAGGAAGTGATTTGAAAGGAGGCCTGAAAGGCAACGTACCTTTCGGAGAGAGACTTCAAAATACTGCAGGATCGCCTTCCAGGCGCATCGACTCAACTCCGTCAAGAGTTTTCGGTTGTATAAAAAGAAGATGCGAAACATCTTCGGGATCGAAAATACAACGTGCTAGTGAGCACAATCTGCGAGTACTTTTTGACGGACGAACTCCCCACAAAACGGAACGTTTGGCCTTCGCTTCAGCGAAGGCCCTCTAGAGACTTTCCAAATCTTGAAGCTAGAAGATATATCTTGCTTCCACCGTATAGCGACGCGGCAGAAGAGGACGCGCATTAAAGAATTGTGCGGCGGCTCCTCTTGTTGGGTCAACACGCGGATCGCCTTCTTCAAAACCTTGTGATTGGGTAAGATTCAAGACTCGCGCTCCCACAGTGATTCCGCTATCCCCAAGTTTGTACGAGGCTCCAAGGTTGATGTAGGCGTAATCATTTAGGAACACGGTTCGTTCGACATTTGTGCGCTCGCCAACATAATGCCAGTCAAATAAAAGCCTGGCGTTCTCGGCAAGCTCATAGGTTGCTTCGAAATCGAGCACGGCTGGTGTAAATCCATCGAAGCGGATTTGAGCTTGCGCACCGGCTGGAGCTTCGACATCAATCAAAGTGGCAGTGCCGCGAAGCTCTAATCCAGGTGCGGGACGTGTTACAGTTTCTATCTCAAAACCCCACGCGCTCGCGTCCGGCTGCGGCCTTGTTACGAAAATTGGATCGCCTGTATTCGGATCAAATTCCACGCCTCGGCCCACGACATTCAAGACCTTCCCGTAAAAGAATGTACCCGTAAAGGCGATCGCCGGCCCGGAATACTTTACTCCGGTTTCAAACACCCGGGATTTCGTTGGTTCAATCAATTCTACCAGCTCCTGTCTTTGCTCAAAGAGGAAATCATCCAGCGCCGGGAATCTAAATCCGCGAGTAAACGAACCATAGATCGCCAGGGTATCCGGCCGGATCTGATAATTTGCGCCGACCGAAAATGCGGTATTGTTAATATCGAACTCGAATTGTCTGAACGTATTGTTCCCAAAAGCTTCCTTATCGTAAATGGTACGTGGATCACCATCCAGATCGAAAGTTGAGCTGTTTTCAGCCACGGAGAAGTAATCCTGACGTTCATGGCGAACGGCAAAATCAAGCCGTAATCGCTCTCCTACTAACACTTCATCTGATGCAAAGATAGCGAACAGAGTGTTATTTCCATCGCCGTCAACGTAGGTATTGAGGAATTGCCGGATACCGTTCTGTGTTACATCCAATGTCGATCCGTCCGGTTGAGTAATGACCATATCTAGGAACCTTGGGTTGTCCTGGATGTCGGTCAGGATGCTGGTGAAAAACCAGCGATTCTCTTGTGTGTAGTAAGCGAAATAACTCCCGAATCCAATCTTGTGATTACCAAAAGTTTTTCTCAAAGTTAATTCGTTAGCGAAACTGGAAATCGGCTTCTGTACGTGGAATTCCTGACCGGGATTGATCAGCCCGTTCGGCGTACTAAAAGGAATTTTTGCTCCAGTGACTGGATCGCGACCAAAATTCGTATACAAGAGCTGAAAAGTGGAACCTGGCGCGACCGTTCCGTTACTGATAAGACCGTTCAATACTCTCTGTGCGAAATCAGTGGCAAGTTCAGGTGCACCGGGAACCATTGCATTCCAAATATGATCCACTGACATACTTTGAACGATGTCTTCAAACTCCCAACCGTCACCGAATTGAAAATTCACGTTTCCCTGAACCCAGCCGCCCTGGGTGTGGATGCCATCATCCAACGGAAAAACGAGATCATCTCCTCTGACTAGTGGGATGGTGAGATTCACGCCTTCTTTGCTGTGATAACCGCCAGTATCCGAGAAGCCAGGTACCGGTCTCGGATCACTGGGATTTTCGAATGGAAGGGGTAGGATGAACAGATTTCGGTCATCCAGATACTTCACTGAAAACTTTATAAAACCGTTCGATAAGGTCCGACTGACGTTCGCTTTTAATTGACCGCCCTTGGTCGCCGGATAATCAACATCGCGAACGGAACCGTCATACCGGTAAAAACCGCCGAAACTGAAACGCCAGTCCTCCGACAGTGGGCCGTTGACGTTGAAATCGAATCGACCCAGACCTCGTGAGCCTGCGGTGGTTTTTGCAACCCCTTGTGTTATGTCTCCTCCGATCTTATTGATGAAGTTAACAGTCGCTCCTGTGGTCGTAGATCCAAAAATCGGCGAAGTTCCACCACGCAATATCTCGATTGTTTCAATATTTTCATCTGGACGGATCAAATTATCGGCGTTCATGAAGAAGATGTGCATCGTAGGATAGACCTGCATTCCGTCTTCCTCAATGTTTACGCTTTCTACCCCAAACAACCCGCGAACGCTGAGGTTTTGATTCACCTCTCCGCCAGAACTCTCCACGCGGGTAAATCCGGGAACTCGCCGCAAATATTCGGTTGAGCTGCGGGGAACAGAGTCATTTAGCTCTTGATTGTTTAACGTGGAAATTGCTGAACTGGATTCAATCTTCTTTTCCGGAGCCGCTGTACCGGTTACAACAAGCTCTTCCAGCGCTAGAAGATCGAGCCGCAATGTGAAATCCTGCGTGACCGATTGCCCTGCGTCAACAGTGACCTGCGCGGATTGGCTTCGATAGGAATACGTACTCGCTTGGACGGTATATGTGCCTGCGGGTACATCAGCGATAGTGTACTCACCGGCACTGTTAGCGGTGGCTTTGATCTGCGTTCCCTCAAGCTGAACGGTGGCGCCGCCAATCGGCTCACCATCATCATCTACTACTTTTCCGGAAATGGTTCCTGTTTGAGCCCACGCCATCGTTGTAAGGAGAATACAAAATAGAAGGAGAAAGAGGCGAAGTGATTTCATAACAACTCCTTTTAAGGCTTGCCTGGGGGGCAGCCGGAATTCGGTTAAGGTTGAAACACCTCATTACCTTTTTAGCAGATGAAGTAAGCGTTG encodes:
- a CDS encoding TonB-dependent receptor, with translation MKSLRLFLLLFCILLTTMAWAQTGTISGKVVDDDGEPIGGATVQLEGTQIKATANSAGEYTIADVPAGTYTVQASTYSYRSQSAQVTVDAGQSVTQDFTLRLDLLALEELVVTGTAAPEKKIESSSAISTLNNQELNDSVPRSSTEYLRRVPGFTRVESSGGEVNQNLSVRGLFGVESVNIEEDGMQVYPTMHIFFMNADNLIRPDENIETIEILRGGTSPIFGSTTTGATVNFINKIGGDITQGVAKTTAGSRGLGRFDFNVNGPLSEDWRFSFGGFYRYDGSVRDVDYPATKGGQLKANVSRTLSNGFIKFSVKYLDDRNLFILPLPFENPSDPRPVPGFSDTGGYHSKEGVNLTIPLVRGDDLVFPLDDGIHTQGGWVQGNVNFQFGDGWEFEDIVQSMSVDHIWNAMVPGAPELATDFAQRVLNGLISNGTVAPGSTFQLLYTNFGRDPVTGAKIPFSTPNGLINPGQEFHVQKPISSFANELTLRKTFGNHKIGFGSYFAYYTQENRWFFTSILTDIQDNPRFLDMVITQPDGSTLDVTQNGIRQFLNTYVDGDGNNTLFAIFASDEVLVGERLRLDFAVRHERQDYFSVAENSSTFDLDGDPRTIYDKEAFGNNTFRQFEFDINNTAFSVGANYQIRPDTLAIYGSFTRGFRFPALDDFLFEQRQELVELIEPTKSRVFETGVKYSGPAIAFTGTFFYGKVLNVVGRGVEFDPNTGDPIFVTRPQPDASAWGFEIETVTRPAPGLELRGTATLIDVEAPAGAQAQIRFDGFTPAVLDFEATYELAENARLLFDWHYVGERTNVERTVFLNDYAYINLGASYKLGDSGITVGARVLNLTQSQGFEEGDPRVDPTRGAAAQFFNARPLLPRRYTVEARYIF